A stretch of the Corynebacterium maris DSM 45190 genome encodes the following:
- the sufC gene encoding Fe-S cluster assembly ATPase SufC, translating to MSTLEIKNLHAQVLPNEEGAEPIEILKGVNLTIKSGETHAIMGPNGSGKSTLSYTLAGHPKYEVTAGEVLLDGVNVLELEVDERARAGLFLAMQYPTEVPGVSSSNFLRSAATHVRGEAPSLRNWVKEVNGARDALKIDKSFGERSVNEGFSGGEKKRHEVLQLGILKPKFAVMDETDSGLDVDALQVVSEGINTYQEETNGGVLMITHYKRILNHVQPDYVHVFADGKIVATGGAEMADKLEADGYEQFIA from the coding sequence ATGTCCACTCTGGAAATCAAGAACCTCCACGCGCAGGTCCTGCCGAACGAGGAGGGCGCCGAGCCGATCGAGATTCTCAAGGGCGTCAACCTGACCATCAAGTCCGGTGAGACTCACGCCATCATGGGGCCGAACGGCTCCGGCAAGTCCACCCTGTCCTACACCCTGGCCGGTCACCCGAAGTACGAGGTCACCGCCGGCGAAGTTCTGCTCGACGGCGTCAACGTCCTCGAGCTCGAGGTCGACGAGCGTGCCCGCGCCGGCCTGTTCCTGGCGATGCAGTACCCGACCGAGGTGCCGGGCGTGTCGTCGTCGAACTTCCTGCGCTCCGCGGCCACCCACGTCCGCGGCGAGGCTCCCTCCCTGCGTAACTGGGTCAAGGAAGTCAACGGCGCCCGCGACGCCCTGAAGATCGACAAGTCCTTCGGTGAGCGCTCGGTGAACGAGGGCTTCTCCGGCGGCGAGAAGAAGCGTCACGAGGTCCTGCAGCTGGGCATCCTGAAGCCGAAGTTCGCCGTCATGGACGAGACCGACTCCGGCCTGGACGTCGACGCCCTGCAGGTCGTCTCCGAGGGCATCAACACCTACCAGGAGGAGACCAACGGCGGCGTCCTGATGATCACGCACTACAAGCGCATCCTCAACCACGTCCAGCCCGACTACGTCCATGTCTTCGCCGACGGCAAGATCGTCGCCACCGGCGGCGCCGAGATGGCCGACAAGCTGGAAGCCGACGGCTACGAGCAGTTCATCGCATAA
- a CDS encoding helix-turn-helix transcriptional regulator has product MTLLLKHGPDTATGLGDRLGLSAAGVRRHLDILVEEGLAETVDWRAGKSAGRGRPAKHYRLTNAGRAEFGHAYDTLASEALDTLREVGGTEAVHRFARKRIEEIVDGIMPSDGSGQSIEDTTEQLTEAFDRHGYAASVTKAGAGIQICQHHCPVANVASEHPEICEAEHEVISSLVGVHVQPLASITDGHGICTTNIPLTPTEHINSERSGS; this is encoded by the coding sequence ATGACCCTGCTGCTTAAGCACGGCCCTGACACTGCGACGGGTCTCGGTGATCGTCTCGGCCTTTCGGCCGCCGGTGTCAGACGACACCTAGACATCCTGGTCGAGGAAGGGCTCGCGGAGACGGTCGACTGGCGCGCAGGAAAAAGCGCCGGCCGAGGCCGCCCCGCGAAGCACTATCGACTCACAAACGCAGGACGTGCCGAATTCGGGCACGCCTACGACACCCTGGCTTCCGAAGCCCTGGACACTCTGCGTGAGGTCGGGGGGACGGAAGCGGTGCACAGGTTCGCGCGAAAAAGGATTGAGGAGATCGTCGACGGAATCATGCCGTCCGACGGATCCGGGCAGTCCATCGAAGACACGACGGAACAGCTGACGGAGGCGTTTGACCGCCACGGGTACGCCGCCTCGGTGACGAAAGCCGGGGCGGGGATCCAGATCTGTCAGCACCATTGCCCGGTGGCTAATGTGGCCTCCGAGCACCCGGAAATTTGTGAGGCCGAACATGAGGTAATTTCCTCATTGGTCGGCGTGCACGTCCAACCGCTCGCGTCCATCACGGACGGGCACGGTATCTGTACGACGAACATTCCTTTGACCCCGACCGAGCACATCAACAGCGAGAGGAGCGGATCATGA
- a CDS encoding ABC-F family ATP-binding cassette domain-containing protein — translation MIVTNDLEVRVGARTLLTAPGQHLRVQPGDRVGLVGRNGAGKTTTMRILSGETKPYGGEVTTSGEIGYLPQDSREGNIEQTARDRVLSARGLDEIRRSMAKQQELMESDDDRKRDKAIAKYSRLEERYSSLGGYEADSEAAAICDNLGLEQRVLDQQLKTLSGGQRRRVELAQILFAATNGSGKSQTTLLLDEPTNHLDADSITWLREFLSKHEGGLVMISHDVELLDAVCNKVWYLDAVRAEADVYNMGFAKYKDARAGDEARRRRERANAEKKASALKKQAARFGAKANKAAASKQMVARADRLLDQLDEVRIEDKVASIKFPEPAACGKTPMFAKGLTKMYGSLEVFAGVDLAIDKGSRVVVLGYNGAGKTTLLKLLAGVERTDGEGGIVSGHGLKVGYFAQEHDTIDGDKSVWQNTLDACPDADEQDLRSLLGAFMFSGDKLEQPAGTLSGGEKTRLALATLVSSRANVLLLDEPTNNLDPQSREQVLDALKTYTGAVVLVTHDPGAVRALEPERVIIMPEGDEDLWSDEYMEIVELA, via the coding sequence GTGATTGTCACCAATGACCTTGAGGTCCGTGTCGGCGCCCGAACCCTCCTGACGGCCCCGGGCCAACATCTGCGTGTCCAGCCGGGGGACCGCGTCGGCCTGGTCGGACGCAACGGCGCGGGCAAAACCACCACCATGCGCATCCTGTCGGGGGAGACGAAGCCCTACGGGGGCGAGGTCACCACCTCCGGAGAGATCGGCTACCTGCCGCAGGATTCCCGCGAGGGCAACATCGAACAAACCGCCCGCGACCGGGTGCTCTCCGCCCGGGGGCTCGACGAGATCCGCCGTTCCATGGCCAAGCAGCAGGAGCTGATGGAATCCGACGATGACCGCAAGCGCGACAAGGCCATCGCGAAGTACTCCCGGCTGGAGGAGCGCTACAGCTCGCTCGGCGGCTACGAGGCCGACAGCGAAGCCGCCGCCATCTGCGACAACCTCGGTTTGGAGCAGCGCGTGCTGGACCAGCAGCTCAAGACGCTCTCCGGCGGTCAGCGACGCCGCGTGGAGCTCGCGCAGATCCTCTTCGCCGCCACCAACGGCTCGGGCAAGTCCCAGACGACGCTGCTTCTCGACGAGCCGACCAACCACCTCGACGCCGATTCCATCACCTGGCTGCGGGAGTTTTTGTCCAAGCATGAGGGTGGGCTGGTCATGATCTCCCACGACGTCGAGCTGCTCGACGCCGTGTGCAACAAAGTCTGGTACCTCGACGCCGTGCGTGCCGAGGCGGACGTGTACAACATGGGCTTCGCCAAGTACAAGGACGCCCGTGCCGGGGATGAGGCACGTCGCCGCCGGGAGCGCGCCAACGCGGAGAAGAAGGCTTCCGCACTGAAGAAGCAGGCCGCCCGTTTCGGGGCGAAAGCCAACAAGGCGGCCGCCTCCAAGCAGATGGTCGCCCGCGCGGACCGCCTGCTGGACCAGCTGGACGAGGTGCGGATCGAAGACAAGGTCGCCTCCATCAAGTTCCCCGAGCCGGCCGCCTGCGGCAAAACCCCGATGTTCGCCAAGGGGCTGACCAAGATGTACGGGTCGCTGGAAGTCTTCGCCGGCGTGGACCTGGCGATCGACAAGGGATCGCGGGTGGTCGTGCTCGGCTACAACGGCGCCGGCAAAACGACCCTGCTGAAACTGCTCGCCGGTGTGGAGCGCACCGACGGCGAAGGCGGCATCGTTTCCGGGCACGGCCTCAAGGTGGGTTATTTCGCCCAGGAGCACGACACCATCGACGGCGACAAGTCGGTGTGGCAAAACACCCTCGACGCCTGCCCCGACGCCGACGAGCAGGATCTGCGCAGTCTGCTGGGGGCGTTCATGTTCTCCGGCGACAAGCTCGAACAGCCCGCCGGGACGCTGTCCGGCGGCGAGAAGACCCGACTGGCCTTGGCCACGCTCGTCTCCTCGCGCGCCAACGTCCTGCTCCTCGACGAGCCGACTAACAACCTGGACCCGCAGTCCCGCGAACAGGTCCTCGACGCGCTCAAGACCTACACCGGCGCAGTCGTCCTGGTCACCCACGACCCCGGCGCGGTGCGCGCCCTGGAGCCCGAGCGCGTGATCATCATGCCCGAAGGCGACGAGGATCTGTGGTCGGACGAATACATGGAGATCGTGGAGCTGGCGTAA
- a CDS encoding RtcB family protein: MPTQLAPNVLSWASIIDDTTREQALALAELPFITPHVALMPDAHAGKGSAVGTVIPTDGAVIPAAVGVDIGCFVGETRVSLVDGRQKTLKQMTEEGGIHWVYSRDNNLQTVAGRATALKTRANAPLMSVTISGGEDIICTPDHEFMLTDGTYLEAQHLTCDDSLMSLDHRRQTRHGQQRAHTGTPETQPTRALTSTPAATVTTIPHTDAEHAHHRTVIKTEHLDRREDVYCLQIEDHNNFALAAGVFVHNCGMIAAHTRYTADDLDTIDLTELRDQIERSIPLSPGNYNRKIHHQHTQQRIAELEAQAKKESVDLSHSPQWRVQLGSLGGGNHFIELCLDEQDRVWCFLHSGSRGVGNKIAQKHIKIARGLMKKQNITLADQDHAYLTEDTPEFDQYLTELRWAQRFALLNREEMMDRFVSQLARLMGDAPHDVEVRRVNTHHNYTEKIPLRGTDLWLTRKGAIDARDGVMGLIPGSMGTRSYVTRGKGNADALYSAPHGAGRVMSRRQAKKHFTAADLDHAMKGIVYRPGAQWVDEIPAAYKDIDQVMADAADLVEIVHELRQVLNVKGT, translated from the coding sequence ATGCCGACACAGCTCGCCCCCAACGTCCTCAGCTGGGCCAGCATCATCGACGACACCACCCGCGAGCAGGCCCTAGCCCTCGCTGAACTGCCATTCATCACCCCGCACGTCGCCCTCATGCCCGACGCCCACGCCGGAAAAGGCAGCGCGGTCGGCACCGTCATCCCGACCGACGGCGCCGTGATTCCCGCCGCCGTCGGCGTCGACATCGGATGTTTCGTAGGGGAGACGAGAGTCTCCCTCGTGGACGGTCGCCAGAAAACACTCAAGCAGATGACCGAAGAAGGCGGCATTCACTGGGTCTATTCGCGAGACAACAACCTGCAGACCGTCGCCGGCCGGGCGACTGCGCTCAAAACCCGCGCCAACGCGCCACTGATGAGCGTGACTATCTCCGGCGGGGAGGACATCATCTGCACCCCAGACCATGAGTTCATGCTCACTGACGGCACCTACCTCGAAGCTCAGCACCTCACATGCGATGACAGCCTCATGTCCCTCGACCACCGCCGCCAGACTCGACACGGACAGCAACGCGCGCACACCGGCACGCCAGAGACGCAGCCGACCCGGGCTTTAACCTCAACACCAGCCGCGACCGTCACCACGATCCCACACACAGACGCTGAGCACGCCCACCACCGCACAGTGATCAAAACTGAGCACCTGGACCGCCGCGAAGACGTCTACTGCCTACAGATCGAGGACCACAACAACTTCGCCCTCGCCGCCGGCGTCTTCGTCCACAACTGCGGGATGATCGCCGCACACACCCGCTACACCGCCGACGACCTCGACACCATCGACCTGACCGAGCTCCGCGACCAGATCGAACGCTCCATCCCCCTCAGCCCAGGCAACTACAACCGCAAAATCCACCACCAACACACCCAGCAACGCATCGCTGAACTCGAAGCCCAAGCCAAAAAAGAAAGCGTCGACCTGTCACACTCTCCACAGTGGCGCGTCCAACTCGGCTCCCTGGGCGGAGGCAACCACTTCATCGAACTCTGCCTCGACGAACAAGACCGCGTCTGGTGCTTCCTGCACTCCGGCAGCCGAGGCGTCGGAAACAAGATCGCCCAAAAACACATCAAGATCGCCCGCGGGCTCATGAAGAAGCAGAACATCACCCTCGCCGACCAGGACCACGCCTACCTCACCGAAGACACCCCGGAGTTCGACCAGTACCTCACGGAGCTGCGCTGGGCCCAGAGGTTCGCTCTGCTCAACCGGGAGGAGATGATGGACCGCTTCGTCAGCCAACTCGCCCGCCTCATGGGCGACGCCCCACACGACGTGGAGGTACGACGAGTGAACACACACCACAACTACACCGAGAAAATCCCCCTCCGCGGCACAGACCTCTGGCTCACCCGCAAAGGAGCCATCGACGCCCGCGACGGCGTCATGGGCCTGATCCCCGGCAGCATGGGCACCCGCTCTTATGTCACCCGCGGCAAAGGCAACGCCGACGCCCTCTACTCCGCGCCCCACGGCGCCGGCCGAGTCATGTCCCGTCGCCAAGCCAAAAAACACTTCACCGCCGCCGACCTCGACCACGCCATGAAAGGCATCGTCTACCGGCCCGGCGCGCAATGGGTGGATGAAATCCCCGCGGCCTACAAAGACATCGACCAGGTCATGGCAGACGCCGCCGACCTCGTCGAGATCGTCCATGAGCTACGTCAGGTGCTTAACGTCAAGGGCACGTGA
- the sufB gene encoding Fe-S cluster assembly protein SufB, whose protein sequence is MTQAKPSPGLETDMTDDQIIDSIGPYNYGWHDSDEAGASARRGLSEEVVRDISGLKNESEWMLEQRLKALKIFDKQPMPKWGADLSGIDFDRIKYFVRSTEGQVTDWNDLPQDIKDTYDKLGIPEAEKQRLVAGVAAQYESEVVYHQIREDLEEKGVIFVDTDTALQEYPELFKEYFGTVIPAGDNKFSALNTAVWSGGSFIYVPPGVHVDIPLQAYFRINTENMGQFERTLIIADEGSYVHYVEGCTAPIYKSDSLHSAVVEIIVKKDARVRYTTIQNWSNNVYNLVTKRAKAEQGATMEWVDGNIGSKVTMKYPAVWLTGEHAKGEVLSVAFAGEGQFQDTGAKMTHMAPHTSSNVVSKSVARAGGRTSYRGLIQVNANAHNSTSQVECDALLVDNISRSDTYPYNDIRNDHVVLGHEATVSQVSEEQLFYLQSRGIPEEEAMAMIVRGFVEPVAKELPMEYALELNRLIELQMEGSVG, encoded by the coding sequence ATGACCCAAGCAAAACCGTCACCCGGTCTCGAGACCGACATGACCGATGACCAGATCATCGATTCCATTGGCCCGTACAACTATGGCTGGCACGACTCTGACGAGGCAGGCGCTTCCGCGCGCCGCGGCCTCAGCGAAGAAGTCGTCCGCGACATTTCCGGCCTCAAGAATGAGTCCGAGTGGATGCTGGAGCAGCGTCTGAAGGCGCTGAAGATCTTCGACAAGCAGCCGATGCCGAAGTGGGGCGCCGACCTGTCGGGCATCGACTTCGACCGGATCAAGTACTTCGTCCGCTCCACCGAGGGCCAGGTCACCGACTGGAACGACCTGCCCCAGGACATCAAGGACACCTACGACAAGCTGGGTATCCCGGAGGCGGAGAAGCAGCGCCTGGTCGCCGGCGTCGCCGCCCAGTACGAGTCTGAGGTCGTCTACCACCAGATCCGCGAGGACCTGGAGGAAAAGGGCGTCATCTTCGTCGACACCGACACCGCCCTGCAGGAGTACCCGGAGCTGTTCAAGGAGTACTTCGGCACGGTCATCCCGGCCGGCGACAACAAGTTCTCCGCGCTGAACACCGCGGTCTGGTCCGGTGGTTCCTTCATCTACGTCCCGCCGGGAGTCCACGTGGACATCCCGCTGCAGGCCTACTTCCGCATCAACACCGAGAACATGGGCCAGTTCGAGCGCACCCTGATCATCGCGGACGAGGGTTCCTACGTCCACTACGTCGAGGGTTGCACGGCGCCGATCTACAAGTCGGATTCGCTGCACTCCGCCGTGGTCGAGATCATCGTCAAGAAGGACGCCCGCGTGCGTTACACGACCATCCAGAACTGGTCGAACAACGTCTACAACCTGGTCACCAAGCGTGCCAAGGCCGAGCAGGGCGCCACCATGGAGTGGGTCGACGGCAACATCGGCTCCAAGGTCACTATGAAGTACCCGGCGGTCTGGCTGACCGGCGAGCACGCCAAGGGCGAGGTCCTCTCCGTCGCTTTCGCCGGCGAGGGCCAGTTCCAGGACACCGGCGCCAAGATGACCCACATGGCGCCGCACACGTCCTCGAACGTCGTGTCCAAGTCCGTGGCCCGCGCGGGCGGCCGCACGTCCTACCGAGGCTTGATCCAGGTCAACGCCAACGCCCACAACTCCACCTCCCAGGTCGAGTGTGACGCGCTGCTGGTCGACAACATCTCGCGTTCGGACACCTACCCGTACAACGACATTCGCAACGACCATGTCGTGCTGGGTCATGAGGCCACGGTGTCGCAGGTCTCCGAGGAGCAGCTCTTCTACCTGCAGAGCCGCGGTATCCCGGAGGAAGAGGCGATGGCGATGATCGTGCGCGGCTTCGTCGAGCCCGTCGCCAAGGAGCTGCCGATGGAATACGCCCTCGAGCTCAACCGTTTGATCGAACTGCAGATGGAAGGATCGGTGGGCTAG
- a CDS encoding metal-sulfur cluster assembly factor: MTDPATSSSNFDGARTRPEMTEEQIALASEVEEYMHDVIDPELGINVVDLGLVYDVWVEEDDGEKIAVVNMTLTSPACPLTDVIEDQATQAVLGNTECEALELNWVWMPPWGPHMITEDGREQLRAIGFAV; the protein is encoded by the coding sequence ATGACCGATCCAGCCACTAGTTCGTCCAACTTCGACGGCGCACGCACCCGCCCTGAGATGACCGAAGAGCAGATTGCTCTGGCCTCTGAAGTCGAAGAGTACATGCACGACGTCATCGACCCCGAGCTCGGCATCAACGTCGTCGACCTCGGCCTCGTCTACGACGTCTGGGTGGAGGAAGACGACGGCGAGAAGATCGCCGTCGTCAACATGACCCTGACCTCGCCGGCGTGCCCGCTGACCGACGTCATCGAGGATCAAGCCACCCAGGCCGTCCTCGGCAACACCGAGTGCGAGGCACTCGAGCTCAACTGGGTGTGGATGCCGCCGTGGGGTCCGCACATGATCACCGAGGACGGGCGCGAGCAGCTGCGCGCCATCGGTTTCGCGGTCTAG
- the sufD gene encoding Fe-S cluster assembly protein SufD, which translates to MATATVKNASGENNKGDAFTSFNVDDFAVPGGRDEVWRFIALRRIRGLHNGKFAPATEQDVKVEAAENVTVETVSKDDERLGTAGAPVDRVAAQAWTSMESAQLVTVSANEQVTEPIRITITGKGEDVTSFGATSVHVGANAEATVVLTYRGSGTHADNVEFIVGDNANVNVIVDANWDTDAIHLSNQIVQVGRDAHVRHTVATFGGQIVRIVPRVKYTAQGGNAEMYGMYFADDGQYIENRLTVDHSEPNCRSRVLYKGALQADPTSGKPEARTCWVGDVLIRANADNTDTYETNRNLVLSDGARADAIPNLEIETGEIAGAGHAATVGRFDDEQMFYLMSRGIPKEDARRMIIRGFFSEIINNVSVESIREDLESRVIEELGVLA; encoded by the coding sequence ATGGCTACCGCAACAGTCAAGAACGCGTCCGGAGAAAACAACAAGGGAGACGCGTTCACCTCGTTCAACGTCGACGACTTCGCAGTTCCGGGAGGACGTGACGAGGTCTGGCGCTTCATCGCGCTGCGCCGCATCCGCGGACTGCACAACGGCAAGTTCGCTCCGGCCACCGAGCAGGACGTTAAGGTCGAGGCCGCCGAGAACGTCACCGTCGAAACGGTGTCCAAGGACGACGAGCGACTCGGCACCGCCGGCGCCCCCGTCGACCGGGTCGCCGCACAGGCCTGGACGTCGATGGAGTCCGCCCAGCTCGTGACGGTCTCGGCCAACGAGCAGGTCACTGAGCCAATCCGCATCACGATCACCGGCAAGGGCGAGGACGTGACCTCTTTCGGCGCGACCAGCGTCCACGTCGGAGCGAACGCGGAAGCCACCGTCGTGCTGACCTACCGTGGTTCCGGCACCCACGCCGACAACGTCGAATTCATCGTCGGTGACAACGCCAACGTCAACGTCATCGTCGACGCGAACTGGGACACTGACGCGATTCACCTGTCCAACCAGATCGTTCAGGTCGGCCGCGACGCCCATGTGCGCCACACCGTGGCCACCTTCGGCGGCCAGATCGTCCGCATCGTTCCGCGCGTGAAGTACACGGCCCAGGGCGGCAACGCCGAAATGTACGGCATGTACTTCGCAGATGACGGCCAGTACATCGAAAACCGCCTGACGGTGGACCACTCCGAGCCGAACTGCCGCTCCCGTGTCCTGTACAAGGGTGCGCTGCAGGCGGATCCGACCTCCGGCAAGCCGGAGGCCCGCACCTGCTGGGTCGGCGACGTGCTGATCCGCGCCAACGCGGACAACACCGACACCTACGAGACCAACCGCAACCTGGTGCTCAGCGACGGTGCCCGCGCCGACGCCATCCCGAACCTCGAGATCGAGACCGGCGAAATCGCCGGCGCCGGCCACGCCGCCACCGTCGGACGTTTCGACGACGAGCAGATGTTCTACCTGATGTCCCGCGGTATCCCGAAGGAAGACGCCCGCCGCATGATCATCCGCGGATTCTTCAGCGAGATCATCAACAACGTCTCCGTCGAGTCCATCCGCGAAGACCTAGAGAGCCGGGTCATCGAAGAACTCGGCGTCCTCGCCTAA
- a CDS encoding cysteine desulfurase, with product MAYTNPDGTLNTDAIRAEFPILERTVRDDKPLVYLDSGATSQRPERVWRAEERFVLHTNAPVHRGAYQLAEEATDAYESAREKIAAFVGARGHEIAFTKNATEALNLVAFTLGDDRSGDLQVREGDTVVVTELEHHANLVPWQELCRRTGATLKWYAATDDGRVDLDSLELDETVKVVAFTHQSNVTGAIVDVDELVRRARAVDAVTVLDACQSVPHMPVDFHALDVDFAAFSGHKMLGPSGVGAVYGKAALLNQLPPFLTGGSMIEVVAMDGTTFAEAPQRFEAGTQMTSQVVGLGAAVDFLNEVGMENIHAHEQDLTAYALERMRGIDGLRIVGPLAAENRGGAMSFVVDGLHPHDLGQLLDDSGVAIRVGHHCAWPAHRALNAQSTARASFYLYNTREEIDVLVDSIERAREFFGVK from the coding sequence ATGGCTTACACGAACCCAGACGGAACGCTGAACACCGACGCCATCCGCGCCGAATTCCCGATTCTCGAACGTACTGTGCGTGATGATAAGCCCCTCGTCTACTTGGACTCCGGGGCCACGTCGCAGCGTCCTGAACGGGTTTGGCGTGCGGAAGAGCGCTTTGTCCTCCACACGAACGCACCGGTCCACCGCGGCGCCTACCAGCTCGCGGAGGAAGCCACCGACGCCTACGAAAGCGCCCGTGAGAAGATCGCGGCTTTCGTCGGCGCCCGCGGTCACGAGATCGCCTTCACCAAGAACGCCACGGAGGCGCTCAACCTGGTCGCCTTCACCCTCGGTGACGACCGGTCCGGTGACCTTCAGGTCCGGGAGGGCGACACCGTCGTCGTCACGGAGCTGGAACACCACGCGAACCTGGTGCCTTGGCAGGAGCTGTGCCGACGTACCGGCGCCACGCTGAAGTGGTATGCCGCCACTGACGACGGGCGCGTCGACCTCGATTCCCTCGAGCTCGACGAGACCGTCAAGGTAGTGGCTTTCACCCACCAGTCCAACGTCACCGGCGCCATCGTCGACGTCGACGAGTTGGTGCGTCGCGCCCGGGCCGTCGACGCAGTGACGGTGCTCGACGCCTGCCAGTCGGTGCCGCACATGCCGGTCGACTTCCATGCGCTCGACGTCGACTTCGCGGCTTTCTCCGGTCACAAGATGCTCGGCCCCTCCGGGGTCGGCGCGGTCTACGGCAAGGCCGCCCTGCTCAACCAGTTGCCGCCTTTTTTGACCGGCGGCTCCATGATCGAGGTTGTGGCGATGGACGGGACCACCTTTGCGGAGGCCCCGCAGCGCTTTGAGGCGGGCACCCAGATGACCAGCCAGGTCGTGGGGCTCGGCGCCGCAGTCGATTTCCTGAACGAGGTGGGCATGGAGAACATCCACGCCCACGAACAGGATCTGACGGCCTACGCGCTGGAGCGCATGCGCGGAATCGACGGTCTGCGCATCGTCGGTCCGCTGGCGGCGGAGAACCGGGGAGGGGCGATGTCCTTCGTGGTCGACGGGCTTCACCCGCATGACCTCGGCCAGCTGCTCGACGACAGTGGGGTAGCCATCCGGGTCGGCCACCATTGCGCGTGGCCGGCGCACCGTGCGCTGAACGCGCAGTCGACGGCGCGTGCTAGCTTCTACCTGTACAACACCCGCGAAGAGATCGACGTGTTGGTCGACTCGATTGAGCGGGCCCGCGAGTTCTTTGGGGTGAAATAG
- the sufU gene encoding Fe-S cluster assembly sulfur transfer protein SufU yields the protein MSMEAMYQEVILDHYKHPKHTGLRDPYGAEVHHVNPSCGDEITLRVRLSSDGKIVEDVSYDAEGCSISQASTSVMTDEIIGQSVEKAMEKLASFEEMIMSRGAVEGNDELIGDGVAFVGVAKFPARVKCALLGWKAFQAATAETLNELEEK from the coding sequence GTGAGTATGGAAGCGATGTACCAGGAAGTCATCCTGGACCATTACAAGCATCCGAAGCACACCGGGTTGCGTGACCCGTACGGCGCGGAGGTCCACCACGTCAACCCGTCCTGCGGCGACGAGATCACCCTCCGGGTGCGTCTGAGCAGTGACGGAAAGATCGTGGAGGACGTCTCCTACGACGCCGAGGGGTGCTCCATTTCGCAGGCCTCCACCTCCGTCATGACCGATGAGATCATCGGCCAGAGCGTGGAGAAGGCGATGGAGAAGCTCGCGAGTTTCGAGGAAATGATTATGTCCCGCGGCGCAGTGGAAGGAAACGACGAGCTCATCGGAGACGGCGTCGCTTTCGTGGGCGTCGCAAAGTTCCCGGCACGTGTGAAATGCGCGCTGTTGGGATGGAAGGCGTTTCAGGCGGCCACCGCAGAGACGCTCAATGAATTGGAGGAAAAATGA